aacccataatagatcaaagatctaaatgtaagagcaaaaactgtacaactcttagaagaaaagcttcatGATGCTGGATTTCACAATGATTTCCTGGTTGTAACaacaaaagcataggcaacaaataAAACGGATAAATCGGACTTCATAAAAATCAAAACCTTTTACATATCGAAGaacattatcaagaaagtaaaaaggcaacccatgaaatgataaaaatatttgcaaattatatgtgTGATAAGAAATTAATTTCCAGAATACATGAAAAGCTACAAGTCAACAACAGCAAACATCcgaaaacccaattaaaaaatgaacaaaagattaaAATGGAGTTTTCTCCAAGGAGGTTACACAAATATCCAGTAAGCCCATGCAAAGTTCCTCAGCATCATGAATACTTAGAGatgtgcaaatcaaaaccacaatgttaCACCACCTCACACACTTTAGGATGGCTTTgataaacaacaacaatgacagcaacacaaaacaacaGGTGTTTTCAAGCAGATGGAAAAATTGGAGCTCTAgtgcattgctgatgggaatgggAAATGTTATAGCCACTGTAAAAATTGGTGtgctgtttctcaaaaaattaaacaataaattaccgtttgatccagcaattccacttctggacaTACTCCCCATAGAATTGAAAGaaatttgaacaaatatttgtgcACTGATGTTCAGAGAAGCATTACTCACACTAgcgaaaaaatggaaacaaccaaaaAGTCCATTGAAAGATAAGTGGGTAGGCAAATGAGGTGTGTCTATACGTTGAAATGTTATTCAACCTTAACAAGGAATAAAATTCCAATACATCGTgcaaaatggatgaaccttgaagatattatgctaactgaaataagccagacacaaaaggataattattatataattccatttataaaagaTAGTTAGAATAGCCAGTtacatagagacagaaattagaatGGTGGGTGCTAAGGGTTCGAGGGAGAAGGAGTGAGAGTTACTGTTTATTGGGTACAGAGGTTTAATATGGTAAgaggaaaaagttctggaaatggatagtgtgatggttacacaacactAAATTGCACACTTAGAAATAGCTAATGGTAAGCcttatattagatatatataaagTGTCTGGTAGTCTTACCCTCTCTATAATTACACACTTTTTGGCACTGCCCTTTTCCTGCCATGCAGAGCTCCAGGGGTGAATCTCCCTATTTCTCTAGCTCTGCATCAGTCACAGTCCTCCATGCTGTGTCCCACGTACTGTGCCCACAGCTTCATACAACCGCTGACTTCAGAGCCAGGACCAGGCTTAGGAGTCTGCCCTGAGGCTCCTTCTCTTCTCATTTCCCTGCAGCCTGGCCCGGGGGAGGCTTGGCTTCAACTGGCAGCTCCATTTAGCGAAATTCAGGACAGTCCACAAGGGGTCTTTCTCCACACATGCTGGTCCCACCCCAGGTGGAGTCAAACAGGGCCAGTCACCAGAGGAGCCCAGAGCAGAGCAGGAAGCAGAGTCTGAGCTGCTCCTCCCTCACCCAAGGGGCTTCCTCCTCTCATTTGGGGGAAAAGTGTGAGCTTGTTTCAAAGCCTCAGATGTTCCTTGTAGCTCATGGAAtaggtacaagaaaaaaaagacgtGGCAGAAGGGGATGTGTTAGTGACATCCAGAAGCAACTTGATCTTGAGGACACTCCTTCTTGTCCCTCTGTGAAGCCTCTTCTACCACATAGGGCTCAGGGCTGATAATGACCCCTCCCTACCTTTCTCAGGCGAGACACAAGGTCAgccatgagaaaacagaaaaacaaggagAAGAGAGTTTGTAGAGACAAATTGGGAGGGTTCAGGAGGAGAATTTGGGATTTGCTTTTGCCCATGGGACACAGGCtgggaataaaaatgttttcctgacTCTTCTCTGAAAGCCAGATAGACTCCACCTAAAACCCTACTGCCAAGGATGCTGGGATCCACTTACCAGAGACTTTGACTGTCAACGATGTGGAGCTTTCCTCGCCAGTGGCTGAGTTACGAACAGAGCAAACATAGAGCCCGCTATGCTTTGTAGTAATTTGGGGGATAAACAGATTTTGTCCTGATTGCTGAAACTTCCCATTAATTGTCCAAGAATACTGTGCCGGTGGGTTAGAGTTCGCGAAGCAAGACAAGTAGAGGTTATCTCCTGAACGGTAATTGGTGTATGAAGGGTGAATTCTGGGGAGGTCTGGACCATCTGGAGCAAAGAGAATAAAGCCACAGGTGATGCCATCTGAGGGAAGGGGATGCTCCTGGTCTCTTAAAGGGACACAGTGACCCTCTGAGACAAGACACATCCTCAAGTCCCAGCAAAACCCCCTCTATGTTCACTGAGCCGAACCCTGAAGTATTCACCTGTTTCTCCCACCACAAGATGTGGGCCCCAAGTCTCCCACGACAAGACCGTCCACTCCCCTTATATTCTTGGTTAAGGCTGTGCCTACCCAGGTTTTCCCAGGGCAGGGAGTCATGGCCAGCTTGGATGTCCAGAAGTAAAGTTGTCTATACTTGGACCGGAGAGAGACTGAGAGGCCTGGCCCCTGGTCATTTGGATTTAAGCTGGTGGCCTGGCCCACAGAGGAACAAAAGATACAGAGGACATTCAGGGTGACTGGGTCACTGTGGATGCCACCATATCGGTCCCGTATTTCACATTCATAGGGTCCTGTTTCATTTCTCGTGACACTGGGTAGAATGAGGATCCTGTTTTCAATGGGTCGCTTTACCCTGGGACTGACCGGGAGGCTCTGACCATTTAGCCACCAAATGTAGGTGTAGCTCTCACTCTTAGGTTCACAGGTGAAGGCTAATACATCCTTATTCTCCCTGGGGTTTAAGTTGTTGATGGTGATTTAGGGCTTGGGCAGCTTCGCTGTGTGGATAACAGAGAGAAGATTGTCCTGTGTGGCACTTTTGATTCCTCCACAGGCATCCTTCAATCAGAGTTACcatctcccacctctcagcccaCCTGAGTCCTTGAAAGCCAATAACTGGTGTGTGTGTCACAAGACAGATGCATGATGATCTAAGGGCTCAAAGACTGTGAGGCCGCCTGCTCTGTCTTAGGAAAGCACAGACTTTCTGAAGTGTCAATTGAGCAGCAGTGTTGGGTCATGGACAGACATGTCAGTGGGAGTCACAGCCCCAGTACCCCTCCCAGTCTCTCCCTAATCAGTTGACTGGCTGGCTCACCTTGGGTTCCTTACCTGGAATGTGCAACTGCTGGGCCCCTTCCAAATTCCATCCTACTTTGCCCCCCTAGATGTGATTTCTCTGCAGCTTCCATTTCCAAGGACATTCTAGAGATCAGTAATAATGGGACTTCCCATTGTCCTGAAACCCTGAAGATACTGagcagcctggcctgggactGGATGTTTCAGCAGAAATAACACAGGGGAGACCAGAGTCAAGCCTGGAGGTCAGTTCAGTCATCAGGCAGTGGAGGCACAAGGTGGGGCAGCTTTTTGCAGGTGTTTCATGATGACTTACTTGAACCAGTGACCTCTAAAGATAGAACAGAGTGCAAGGAATGATCTAGAAAGAGTGAAGGGGATAGGCAAGAGCTGGTGGCTTTGGAGCAGAAGCATGTTCCCTGTCTTGGGTTCTTTAAGTTTCCTCTCCTTCTGCAGAGGGCAGGTGAGGACCATGTGGATCTTTCCAGAAATACATGCGGACATTTGCAAAAGCAGAACTGACTGGTGGAAAGGGTGGGAATGAACTGCTGGAAATCTGGTCGTCATGGACCATGTGTGTTTGATGGATATGAGACAAATTTGGAGAgaagtttttcaaatattttctttcattgaacaATCTACTCTGTGATTCCCTGGGTTCGACTACTCTAgggacctcatgtaagtggaTTCCAGAGTGAATATGAGAAGAGACTgctggttgccaggagctgggagtggggagaatcAGAAGTTGTTCATGGGTGTgcagtttcagttatgcaaggtAGGGAgtttctagagatctgctgtagaGCTTGATGCCTATAGTTCACACAGATTGAGTATTTCTTATGCATAAGACTTAAGACAAAAAGTGTTTCGGATTTCTGACATTTTTTGATTCTGAAATATTTGTCATATACTTACTGGTttagcatcccaaatctgaaagattcaaaatctaaaatgctccagtgagcatttctttTCAGCATCAGATTAGTAGGCAAAAGTGGGAGGTGATAAGCCAAAGATATTCTtgcccttttttttctctcaccacGTTTCTGGCTTGGTGATTAGTTTTCGGTCAATTCCATACTGGCCATGCTGCACTCgtttattttttaaggctttgGGATGTGAGAAAGGCTGATTGCTATTTTCTGTGTCATCAGAACTTTCCACCTTTTCATGGTTGCATCTTTTTCACAGTGTTTCTGTTGTGGCAGTCATTAATAAGAGCCTGTCAGGTCAGATTTAGGACGGAGTTTTCTAATTCTGCCAAAAATGTTACTGTGATTCTGGGaggggttgcattgaatctgcaactcactttgggtagtattgtctttctaacaatattgagtcttccaatccatgaaaatgaaatgtctttccaTATATTGATAtcgtctttaatttctttcagcaatgttttgtagttttcaaggTATAATCATTTGACCTTTTTGGTTAaacttattccaaaatattttattccttttgatgttAATGTGAATTGAATTTCTTTCCTTAATTTcctttcagattgttcattgttagtgtatagtcTAAAGAATGATCTAGAAAGAGTGAGGGGACAGGCAAAAGCTGGTGGTTTTGGAGCAGAAACATATTCCCTGTCCTGGGGTTTTGATTTTCCCTCTCCCTTTGCAGAGGGCAGGTGGCTCTTCCCTGATAGCTAGATAGACTTCACTGGAAAACATATTGCCAATGTTTCAGGGATCCACTTACCAGGGACTATGGTCCTCTTGATTATGAGATTTGTTCCAGCAGTGGCTGAGTTATGGATGAAACAGACATAGAGCCCTCTATATGTTTTAGTGATTTGAGGGATAAAGAACACTTGTGCTGATTGCTGGAACTTCCCATCAATCAGCCAAGAATGCTCTGCCAGTGGGTGAGTGTCTGTGAGGCAGGAGAGCTTGGGGACTTCCCTTGTATGGTAATAGGTGTGAGGAAGAAATGGTGGGGGCATCCAGGCCATCTGGAGCAAAGAGCATAAAGTCACAGGCACTATTGTCAGAGGGAAGGGAAAATCCTGGTCTGTGGAAGGGCCACAGTGACCCTGTGAGCCAAGCCGCAACACTGAACTCCCAGCCAAATCCCCGCTGTGTTCACTGATCTGGAGCCTGAGACATTCACCTGTTTCTCCCATCACAAGCTGTGGACCCTGAGTCTCCTATGACAGGAGGAGCCTCTTTTCTCCTATTGTGGATCAAGCCTAGGCCTATTCTGGTTTGCCTGGGGCAGAAAGTCATGGCCAGCTTTGATGCCTAGGGGTAAAGGTCTCTGTACTTGGACCTGAGAGGGACTGAGAGGCCTGGCCTCTGGCCATGTGTATTTGGGATGGCAGTCTGGCCCACAGAGGAACAGAAGATACTCACGGAGGAGATTCAGGGTGACTGGGTCACTGCGGCTGGCACTCCCTGAGTTCCGTATTTCACATTCATAGGGTCCTGCAGTATACTTTGTGACACCAAATAGAAAGAGGGTCCTGTTGGTTTCGGACAGCTGAAACCTATGAGTCATAGGGAGGCTCTGACCATTCATCCACCACTGGTAGCTTGTGTCCGGAGTCTCAGGATCACAGGTTAAGATCACAGTTTCCATGGCCTCCCTGGGGTTTAAGTTGCTGCTGGAGATGGAGGGCTTGGGAGTCTCCACTGTgcagaaaacagagagaagattGCCCTGTGTGGCACCTTTGATTCCTCCAAAGGCATTTTTCAATCAGAGTTGGCATTTCCCACCTCTCAGCCCACCCAAGTCCTTAAAAGCCCATGGCAGGTGTGTGTGTTACAAGACAGATGCATGGCAATCTGAGGGCTCAGTGATTGTGAGGCTGCCTGCTTTATGTGGGAGAAGCACAGACTTTCTCAGGTGTGTATTGAGCAGCAGCATTGGGTCATGGAAAGACACAGGACCAGCAGTCACAGCCCCTGGTGCCTCTCTGAGTCCCTCCATCTCGAAGTGCCTGCCTGGCCCACCTTGTGGTCCTCACTTGGAGCATGCAGTGCTGGAATCTTCTTAGTTTCAGTCTTACTTTGCCCCCTGAGGTAtgttttctctgcagcttccctTGCCAAGGACATCCAAGAGATGAATGATGGAACTTCCCATTGTCTTTAAACCCTTTGGGTACTGGAAAGCCTGGCCTGGGACTGGGTACTTCAGCATAAATAACACAGGGGAGACCAGAGTCAAGCCTGGAGGTCAGTTCAGTCATCAGGCAGTGGAGCCACAAGGTGGGGCAGTTTTCCCAGGTGTCTCATAGTGAGTGACTTGAGCCAGTGACCTCTAAAGATAGAGCAGAGTCCAAGGAATGACCTACAAAGAGTGAAGGGGACAGGCAAGAGCTGATAGCTTCTGAACAAGACCATGTGCCCTGTTCTGGGTCCACAATGCTCCCTTCCCCCTGTAGAGGGCAGGTGAGGACGATGTGGACCTTTCTAGAAATACATGTGGATGTTTGCAAATGCGAAACTGACTGGTGGAAAGGGTGAACATGAACTGATGATGGAAGTCTGGCCCTCATGGACCATATGTGTTTGGTGGATATTAGACCAATATTTGGGAAGAAGTCTTGCAGATACTTTCATTAGATATTCTACTCTGTTTCTGAGTTTAACTACCCTATGTACCTCATATCAGTGGATTCCAGAGTGaatcagagagtagaatagtagttTCCAGGAGCTGGGATCAGGGGAATAGGGCGTTGTTCTGTGGGTGTGCGGTTCCAGTTATGCAGGATAAGGAGGTTCTAGAGATCTCCTGTACAGCCTCGTGCCTATAGTTCATTCAGATAAAGTGCTCCTTATGCAGAAAGCTTAAAacaaagtgttttggatttctaatttttttattttggaatatttgccgTATATGTACTGGTttagcatcccaaatctgaaaaatttaaaatccacaATGCGCCAGTGAGCACTTCTTTTTAGCATCACATCAGTGGTCAGAAGGGTTGAGTTTTGAGCATTTCAGATTGTGGATTtctggatttgggatgctcaattCGTAATACTGTAATTTTCCCATAAAAAGTTGTCAGGAGTTTAGACCTCATGTTATGTTCTGACTCtagtaacaaaaaaaatttggaggaaatattaaaatgttttcataagtgGAAATTTTTACTGATGATCCAAACATCTAAGATCAATTGCTGGTAGTAGTATTTCTCCTGAGACCAAAATAAGGTTTAGGTGTGCCGTGAATTCCAGCAGGATCACATTATGCTCAAAGAAAGATGCCAAAGGTGATTGGAAATTAGCAGCTCCTTAAGTAGAGAGAGTCCCGTTAAAAGGACAGAACTGGTCAGTGCATCAATTACATAAAGGGAGGAAGGATGCCAAATTAAAAGAAGTGATGTGTGTTATGTTagtaaatatagaaagaactccCTGCTTCTAATTTCTGTGCAGAGTTAGGAAAAATGGGGAGGACCCCAAAACAGGTATGTGAaatgctttcttcattttctcttaagCTCAGGAAACACCACTAGAGTTTAAGTTTGTGTGAAATAGGAAGATTCTAAGTGAGATGCCAATGGCTCATGTGTCTCCCCACAAGAAGAACTCCAACTTATGAAAACGGCATCATCATGAGGAAACACTTGTGTGTGGCACAGGCAGTAAAACCATCAGATAGCACCCACCTGGTCACCTCCAACTGGTCCTCAAAACCACCAGTATTCCTATTACGTGTACGTTACAGCATTTGTATTTGTCCCACaactacataatttaaaaattgctactgtcaaaacaaaatattaaatatgaagttGAATCAGTTGTTCCACTTTTTCTTCCCCACTCTTCTTGAACTTTCCTGTTTCAGTTTTGGAAATTTCTATTGACACGTCCTCAAGCTAGGGATTCCTTAGCTTTTTTACTTAGTGTTGGAACCGAGTGACAAATTCCAAGCTTGTTATATGCCTGACCGGAAGCCAGAAGTCTCTAGGAAGTGACTGGAGAATGTGAGCTCTATAGCAGGTTGAGGATGGAGTCACGAGTGAAATGGGTGATATGAGCCCATGGGCTTGGGGGACTGCAGGCCTGTCCAGCCTCTGACACCCTGGTGAGTCATTGCAGAGATTACAACAGTGACAGCAAActagcatggctgactccatctggCATCTAGTCTCAGGCTGGCTGTCCTCACttattcctgggcataggccaggCTAAccttgggaggaatttagtttatggtTTAATTTTGAAGCAAGAATGATAATAGTTCCTCCATAAAACTAACACCCTTACTTTGCCCAGGGACGGCCTTTGTCAAACTAGTGAAAGACCATGAGATTAAGATTATAGGAGGGAACCGAATTCTGCTAAATTGTTGTCACAGTTTCTATAATCCCTGACTGCTCCAATGTCATTTGGCTGGAGTTGACAAAATTTGTAACTAATTgatcctatagataacatcactattatagAAGTtgagattggtcttttgagatgtttctcattcttttgcattCTGGCAACTGGCTGACCTCATCCATACCTATGATTAATGGCTCAGCCAGTCATGTGGTCCCTACCTAGAGGCGGATTCCAGCACAAACTGATCATTTCCCTCCGCCCGCATGATTCCATCACCAAACAATCAGCAGTACTCATTTTTCAGTCCTGTGCCCCTGAAACTATCCTTGAAAATCTCTAAGCCCTGatccactggggaggctgatttgagtaataataaaccTCTGTCCTCCTGTTTGGCAGACTTGGAGTCATTAAAATCTTTCTTTACTACAAATCaccatttcaataatttttttgtgtgtgtgtgcaggaggcCAGAAGAACTTGTCTGACAATGATAAGAGTGGTTGGAGGGACTTCCTATCCCTGTCCCATGGTCTTGTCCACAGGTCAGCCTCACAAAGGGGAAGAGCCCTTGATGGGAATACAGTGGAAGCTCATTCTCTTAGTGACCTGGGGACATTGGCTCGAGATGAAGCCTGGCAGGAGTGGCAACTCCAGGTGATTTCTGCACCTTTCCTATTTCCTGGGAGGTTGGCTAGGCCACAGTGTTAGAAGGAAGGGAACAGAACAGCCAGCCTAGTTAGAGGGAGTGTCTGGGGAAGGCCTAGGTGTGAGGGAAGAAGCTGTGCAGGACAGGGCTTGCCAGTCAGAATGAAGTGGGAGGAAGATGAGGgacacagagaagcagagagaggcagagacaccaTGGCAGTGAGCAGTGAGGGCTACACTGACGTCAGAGACCCCAGGGACCAGCTGCCCCCAGTTCCACAGTCCAGAACCAAGGAGCCCTGAGAACCCTCTGGTGGCCAAAGAGCTTCAGAGTTACATGAGGTGGGGTTGCTTTAGGGGCAAGAGGTAGTGGGGGGATGAAACATGGGTGTCAGCTTCTGAAGGACAAGGGACAGGTGTGGCTAGGACCTCCTAGGATTCTGCATCCAACATCCAGTCTCTAAAGAGGTTTTGgatcattcatttcttcattccatTCCTTCATTTGTTATGTGAGAGCtcctgagtgtgtgtgtctctcaCTGGGCCTGTGCTGATGCAGGGTGTGAGTGGGGAAAGAAAACAAGGTCCTCTCCTTGATCCTCTCATGACAGTGACATGGACACTTTGGGAAACACAGGGTTTCAGGTTCAGTGATGGGGGTTAAGATCTGAGAGGGAGGCCTGCTCATGTTTTTTGCACTGATTCTGACAGTTGAGGCAGGTGATTTAGTTCTGGAGTACAGATTAATCAGCTGACCATTTGCTCTCACTCCTCTGAGGTTTGGATGCCTAAGAAGAGAGGATTTGAGCCAATAAATGACATGGGGTCCTTGGGACCCAGTAAGCCCTCACTTCtggtggaggagaggaagggcCTGTGGCTGCAGGCAGACCTCATGTGACCCTGATCTCCCCTTTGTGTTGGTGTGACTCTGGTTCAGTGACTGTgccttcctgtgcctcagttttctctcaaTCAAATAAGCTAAATGGCAAATGGACTGTGGCTTTTCATGCTATCTGTGAATAAATGT
The DNA window shown above is from Homo sapiens chromosome 19, GRCh38.p14 Primary Assembly and carries:
- the PSG2 gene encoding pregnancy-specific beta-1-glycoprotein 2 precursor; its protein translation is MGPLSAPPCTEHIKWKGLLVTASLLNFWNLPTTAQVTIEAQPPKVSEGKDVLLLVHNLPQNLTGYIWYKGQIRDLYHYITSYVVDGQIIIYGPAYSGRETAYSNASLLIQNVTREDAGSYTLHIIKRGDGTRGVTGYFTFTLYLETPKPSISSSNLNPREAMETVILTCDPETPDTSYQWWMNGQSLPMTHRFQLSETNRTLFLFGVTKYTAGPYECEIRNSGSASRSDPVTLNLLHGPDLPRIHPSYTNYRSGDNLYLSCFANSNPPAQYSWTINGKFQQSGQNLFIPQITTKHSGLYVCSVRNSATGEESSTSLTVKVSASTRIGLLPLLNPT